The following coding sequences lie in one Clupea harengus chromosome 23, Ch_v2.0.2, whole genome shotgun sequence genomic window:
- the LOC116218610 gene encoding uncharacterized protein LOC116218610 isoform X2 yields MSTTSRPTVGTPQLTTDELTVIVASLSCLVFFLVIMVLLCMLYRRDPLCCKVREYQGSHTDLSTPPQYYSSTQTLVGPRCSQESLSHENTYRQSDSLFLIGLPSSYGLPSLAVPRLPSYESVRKKDRQRQIHMMIADRFGLNGPYIPEPPPSYEESIHQAVEIPCAVIGPLHGSSDVIGSSEVCCSVIGPSEAPGDVIGPSEAPGDVIGPSEVSCDVNGLSIPPCDVTGPVEAPRDRIDQLNAPLHVIGPLNAPPDRIGPLNAPLHVIGPLNAPLHVIGPAGASSPATSPP; encoded by the exons ATGTCCACTACCAGCAGACCCACCGTCGGGACTCCCCAGTTAACGACAGACGAGCTGACCGTCATAGTGGCCTCAT TGTCCTGTCTGGTCTTCTTCCTGGTGATCATGGTGCTCCTGTGTATGCTGTACCGCAGGGACCCCCTCTGCTGTAAGGTCCGAGAGTACCAGGgatcacacacagacctg TCTACACCTCCCCAGTATtacagcagcacacaaacactggtcGGCCCACGATGCTCTCAAGAATCCCTGAGCCATGAGAATACCTACAGACag tCAGATTCGCTGTTCCTGATTGGCCTGCCCTCCAGCTACGGCCTGCCCTCTTTGGCTGTCCCTCGCCTGCCGTCCTATGAGAGCGTCCGAAAGAAGGACCGGCAGCGTCAGATCCACATGATGATCGCCGACCGCTTCGGCCTCAACGGGCCCTACATCCCTGAG CCTCCACCGTCCTATGAAGAGAGCATCCACCAGGCCGTGGAGATCCCTTGTGCCGTGATTGGTCCTTTACATGGCTCCAGTGATGTGATTGGTTCCTCAGAGGTCTGCTGTAGCGTGATTGGTCCTTCGGAGGCCCCCGGTGATGTGATTGGTCCTTCAGAGGCCCCCGGTGATGTGATTGGTCCTTCAGAGGTGTCCTGTGATGTAAATGGTCTGTCCATTCCTCCCTGTGATGTCACTGGTCCTGTGGAAGCTCCCCGTGACAGGATTGACCAATTGAACGCTCCCCTGCACGTGATTGGTCCATTGAACGCTCCGCCTGACAGGATTGGTCCATTGAACGCTCCCCTGCACGTGATTGGTCCATTGAACGCTCCCCTGCACGTGATTGGTCCAGCAGGGGCCTCTTCACCAGCCACCAGCCCTCCCTAa
- the LOC116218610 gene encoding uncharacterized protein LOC116218610 isoform X1, whose protein sequence is MSTTSRPTVGTPQLTTDELTVIVASLSCLVFFLVIMVLLCMLYRRDPLCCKVREYQGSHTDLSTPPQYYSSTQTLVGPRCSQESLSHENTYRQSDSLFLIGLPSSYGLPSLAVPRLPSYESVRKKDRQRQIHMMIADRFGLNGPYIPEVIDQSVSQSIRHMMIADRSGLNGPYIPEPPPSYEESIHQAVEIPCAVIGPLHGSSDVIGSSEVCCSVIGPSEAPGDVIGPSEAPGDVIGPSEVSCDVNGLSIPPCDVTGPVEAPRDRIDQLNAPLHVIGPLNAPPDRIGPLNAPLHVIGPLNAPLHVIGPAGASSPATSPP, encoded by the exons ATGTCCACTACCAGCAGACCCACCGTCGGGACTCCCCAGTTAACGACAGACGAGCTGACCGTCATAGTGGCCTCAT TGTCCTGTCTGGTCTTCTTCCTGGTGATCATGGTGCTCCTGTGTATGCTGTACCGCAGGGACCCCCTCTGCTGTAAGGTCCGAGAGTACCAGGgatcacacacagacctg TCTACACCTCCCCAGTATtacagcagcacacaaacactggtcGGCCCACGATGCTCTCAAGAATCCCTGAGCCATGAGAATACCTACAGACag tCAGATTCGCTGTTCCTGATTGGCCTGCCCTCCAGCTACGGCCTGCCCTCTTTGGCTGTCCCTCGCCTGCCGTCCTATGAGAGCGTCCGAAAGAAGGACCGGCAGCGTCAGATCCACATGATGATCGCCGACCGCTTCGGCCTCAACGGGCCCTACATCCCTGAGGTGATTGATCAATCCGTCAGCCAATCAATACGTCACATGATGATCGCCGACCGCTCCGGCCTCAACGGACCCTACATCCCTGAG CCTCCACCGTCCTATGAAGAGAGCATCCACCAGGCCGTGGAGATCCCTTGTGCCGTGATTGGTCCTTTACATGGCTCCAGTGATGTGATTGGTTCCTCAGAGGTCTGCTGTAGCGTGATTGGTCCTTCGGAGGCCCCCGGTGATGTGATTGGTCCTTCAGAGGCCCCCGGTGATGTGATTGGTCCTTCAGAGGTGTCCTGTGATGTAAATGGTCTGTCCATTCCTCCCTGTGATGTCACTGGTCCTGTGGAAGCTCCCCGTGACAGGATTGACCAATTGAACGCTCCCCTGCACGTGATTGGTCCATTGAACGCTCCGCCTGACAGGATTGGTCCATTGAACGCTCCCCTGCACGTGATTGGTCCATTGAACGCTCCCCTGCACGTGATTGGTCCAGCAGGGGCCTCTTCACCAGCCACCAGCCCTCCCTAa